One window of the Tetragenococcus koreensis genome contains the following:
- a CDS encoding DUF2255 family protein yields MSGWKQEELDAIAKDDNLYISIPNADGSMHKPTWIWIAQAGDDLYCRGYAGTDARWHQSAKREGKGHISVGGVEKDVRFEFPTDKETNDQVDEGYRQKYGNSSYLSPMITEKARQATVRLIPAN; encoded by the coding sequence ATGAGTGGATGGAAACAAGAAGAACTTGATGCTATTGCTAAAGATGACAATTTGTATATATCTATCCCAAACGCTGATGGTTCAATGCATAAACCTACTTGGATTTGGATTGCACAAGCTGGAGATGATTTGTACTGTCGTGGCTACGCTGGTACAGATGCGCGCTGGCATCAATCAGCCAAAAGAGAAGGAAAGGGTCATATTTCTGTCGGCGGAGTAGAAAAAGACGTTCGTTTTGAATTCCCTACTGATAAAGAAACCAATGATCAGGTGGACGAAGGTTACCGTCAAAAATATGGAAATAGTTCTTATCTAAGTCCAATGATCACTGAAAAAGCACGGCAAGCCACTGTTCGGCTTATACCGGCTAATTAA